TAGAAGAAATGTTACTCATTCAAAGTATTCACCTGGTGGATTCTTCCCCTTTGTAATAATCTGCTGCCTGTTCATAATGAGCAATCGCCTGGAATGGAAATTGGACATAAGTAGTAAATATAGCTTTACCATGATTTTATATGGAAGTCTAAAACAGAGGCAAGAATATGTTCTAGatttaatatgtaaaataattataaacagATACTTCGTCTGACCTTGTCAATGTCCACCAGCTCTGTCTCATAAATTTCAGCAATGGAGATGTGATGTTTGGCTGCGATGGTAAAGCGGCCCtagacacaaaaataaagatgttataTGTTACATTAGTAAATACGATGCTAAACATAAAAGGTCATTttcaaattcaatattttaagACATCAAGAAAAAACCACTTGTTACAAGCCTCACCATATCTGTGTATATCTCAATAGCTCGATTTAGGCAGTTTATGGCCTCTGTtgagaaaaataacattattaaCACAAGATATATTATGGTTGTTATTCAGTGAATTAAGTCAATGAGACAACTAAATGCCAAAATGAAGTTAAATTACAAGATAAACAAAATTAGAAGCAACTAGTTGTGGAGGTTCAAGATTCGAGATGAGTAACAATGTTCCTAAATGGTGGTGACCACTGGTTCTTgatgtcattatttattttatacttaATTTGTCCACATCCTCATTTGATAACTGCAGAGTCGTAATTGATTCCTTTTAATGCTCTTCTATTATCTGACATTACTTGTATGTGCATGGTTGAATGGAATTGGTAAAGCAGCTTGTAAAAAAAAGAGCATTTCACGTGAACTTCAACATATCTTGAGGGTGGTGATGAGTAATGATTACCTTGCGGATCTGCTTTTTTGAAGGCATTTCCAGCGTCAATGAAGTTGGTCGCTGCGTCGTGTTTGCTCTGCATCTGCAGGTGAAGACGAGCAGCTTGGGAGAACGCATTTCCTGCAGCTGAGGAGAAAATGTTGCATTTTAGAAGCTGGAAagtctttcacagacataaaGAGAGAACAGGACAATCATTATGCATGCCCATTCAGACTGTAATACTCATCTTACCACACCAATTTTTGGCCATTTTGTACATGTTGGCTGCCCTCACATACATGTCACAGGCCTCTTCAAGCTTGGAGGAACCCCTATGAGAAAGCACACGTGTTTAATTTAagcttcatttaatttatttattcacattgaAACTATTTTGGGGTGATACAGACATTAAGTGCCATACTGATAACTAGGTATCAATAATGCGAGTGTATTCATTGTTATGATTTCAAAGGAGTggacagtaataataataataacaataagaagTAGTAGgagtagaagaagaaatgtcGACGGTTTCTTCCATTCGTAGCTGCACATGTGAATGGGGGCGGGCGtaatgtaaacaaatgtgatAAACATGTGACGTGGGGTAACCTTGCAAAACCTGCCCAGGTGGTGGCGCTAGACCTGCGACATTTCAGGCAAACATTCAGAAGAAAAACGTTGCACAATGTCTCCTTCATGTCAGGCACAAATACATTAGCTTCAGCAGACAGCATTAGCTGGTTCTTCTCAGGTGCAGAGACTGACTGCTACCTTCCACACGTGTGATCCAACAGAAGATAAAACTACGTGTTTAGCTCAATACACTCGTGTGATTCTGGCGACAGATAAAGATCCGATGCCGCAGCGAAGTTTATCACTTTGGTTTTTACCATCTTCCGCTTCGTTGGCCCTTGACTTGACAGAAGTAGCTCAACGTTAGCAGCAAACGAACTCACCCGAACATCGCTCCGAAAAACGACTGCGACGACTTCATTTTCTTCTCCGCCTCCGCCATTAAAGCCATcgcctccttctctttcccaCTGTTGTCCATTTTCGCCTcgctctttgtgttgttttcttcgAGGAGACACAGGGAAACAGTCAACAAACGTGCTAACCAGTGCTAATGGCTGCGGGTGGTTCGTCACAGCCTCATCTCTGTCACGTGACACGGGAGGGCTACTGCTGCGTTCAGGTGCTCTGCGTAATAAGAGCCACTGTCCGAGCtacagttgttgttgtaaaaTTGAGAGCTGACTAAATTCAGGAACCAACAGCCAAATGTTAACCACACTATAACACAAATTACAACGACACCAAACACCGTTCAGTTTAATGTATCGTATAAAAAACCCCGATCTAAATTATATCATGCTGCATCTCTTCCTCAATCTGTAAATTATAAATCTCTGACAACACTTAAAGGCATCTTATTGTAAACATAATAACCATTCTGATTTATAAAGTAATTCCGATTATCATATGCTCATTCACTTCACAAATATCCCAAATAATGTCTAgtgtatatgatatatatatgagatttattttgcacttctattttattcacatttttgttCGCAAATACAAAAGAACTGATAGAAATATCCCGTCTATACAACACAAATACGTTACGCCCGAGGTTGCAGACAAAATAGTTAGGTACAGTTAAGTAAAATTAGTAGTTACTTGCTTGGAGTACACGACAGTAATGAGCGCTCTATAACGTTGCTTCATTTCTCTACCTACAGGGTTTATATCTATTCTTTTTCTAATCGAAATAAAACGATGCTTAAAACTAAATGTATCTTATAACTCTTATATGtgacatcattattattgttgttattgttgtcattatttaattataaattaatgtatatgatTATCATTAATctcattattgttattgttatataatttgtttttgttattattaacaTTAGTATTACTGTACTGTATTACTATTCTTtctgttattatcattattgttgttataattatcattagtattattgttgttattattattactataattaTTATGAAcgtcattattgttgttatcattattttttgttataattaacattattattgtgttgtttttctcattgttataattattatcaatattggCAGATTTTCAACTTTTACTCAATGTGTGTTTGTCGATgagaggggggaaaaacacAGAAGGCCCACAGATTTCAATCAGGCAAAGCGGAAGTCTGCTGTTTCCTGCCTGTAGTTGGGTCCTGCACAGCAGCCCGTGCGAGGTTGTCCTGGAGACCCCGCGCTGCCTGCTCTTCTATCGTCTCGGGTGAGTTTGTTATAAAACAGCATTTTTCTCTATTATTCCCAAAAACTCCGACAAACGTGCGACATTCCCGCACAGGCGACCACCCGCAAACTGCACCGCAGGCGCAATCGGGGCGCCCCGCCGCTGCACGACCCGGCAAACATGCTCATTTTCCACCGAATTCCCAAGCATACCCCCCTCATCCAAGAGTATTCCAACATTAACTCATATTTTGCTTGCAGGGAGAGTCACATAGCTCGCTACGCCACTGCGTCCGCGCTCCTCGGCAGACGACGCTGCTCTTTCTGGGTCGAATCGAGGCTCCAATGTGCGAAGCGGGTGTTTGGAATGTGTCCGTCGGTGGTTTGTTTTGAATGTCAAAAGGCTCGAGCTAGCTGTGCGTCTGAATATTGTTGATAGCCGCTCGGCTTAGCAGGCTAGCTGGCTAGGCTAACCACATCCAGCCCAGATGCatcaaaatgctgaaaatagAGGTAAAAGTAGCTTCTGGAATCTAACGTCAGAGTAAAGTAATGTCTTCTGTCGGTTACGTGGCGGTAAGATAACGTGTATTTAAACGAATCGGCCAAATATGCATGGAAAGCGCTTTGAAAACACCAGCTAGCATGTAGCTTGCCGCTTGCAGCGTCTCCATTCATATCCTGCGCACTGGCTCTGCTCGGACCGAGTAATGGCTACGACCCGCTGTCTCTTTAGAGCCGCAGACCGGGGAGACGTCCCCAGCAGAACCTCGGTAACATGCTTCCTTCGGTTATTCGGCGACTTGTTGTGACCGCGTTGCTGGAAGTTTTTGTGCACGATTGCAGAGACTTGAGCTAAATTCAGCGGCGGTCACATCCCAGGCGGTGTGAAAACCGCGCGTTTTCAGTTGTTTCTCGGTGCGAAGCAAacacttctgctgctgctggattgtttttgttgttttctgacatttttatgTGTAAAATCACGACATGTTGCAACTGGCGATGGAGATCTGCTCTCGTGTTgagatgtaaaatgtaaactcGAAAATTAGTCTCCTTGTTAAAGTCCAATCTTTCTTAGTTGCTTCTGTGCTTTGCTTAATTGTCACAAAACAATTCTTACAAACGTCTGCCAGCAATATGTGATGTCATGTTATGAGTCATTACTCCAAATTTGAATTGAttgtgaaactaaaacagagCCATTTCAACTATTAAAAGAACTTACGGTTTTTATTTATGGCCTGGTCTAATTTGTAAAGACAGTATTTATGTAAAGTCATTTTTCAGATTAGTTTTTGTGCTTTACAAGTTCTGTTTTACAACggaaaacctttttctttttatgaaaatgtataaGAATATTGTATCAAACGTTTGAAAGCATCCACCAATCACATGatttataataatgaataaCATTATGACGTGATTCAGTGTCACACAGGTTGATGAGCATTTAAAAAATGctcaaattgtttttgttacttATCCTCAGATGTTGCTCATCCTGTCAAAGTATAAAATATGGAGCTAAAATATCACACTGATAATATAATAGACACATAATGGTGTACACAGGGTTTTAACATTATAAGTTTTGCCAACAAGtcaattttttgtttgtgttgtttttattttcatttatcgTGAAATAAATCCTCACCAAACTTTAAATCCTTGTTCATCTTTTCATCAGTTGTCATGGATGATGAAGACGGCAGGTGCCTTCTAGATGTAATTTGGTAAGTCACTGTTGAAAAAGTGCTCAGGTAGTTTGACCACGTAACGAACTGTACAGTCATCTTTTCTTGTCATGTTGAGAATTTTCACaattttttctcctgcagtgacCCAGAAGCTCTCAATGACTTTCTTCATGGATCTGAGACCCATGTGAGTACGAGAGCATTTCTTTCTTAAAGAAATCACACCTTGTGATTTCTCTTTtcagaaaatagatttttaattgATGCAATGAGGAGTTTTGGGTGACTCCATACTTAGGTTACGTTCAAATTACGCCTCAGTGAACCCTGAAACCCACACCCCTCACTTCTTTCATTTACGTTTTTCCTTTTAACTGCTTTCTCTGCTTAATTATTGTCTTTGCTTTTGATTGCACTGTTTATGGTTTCAGCTTGCCTTCCCCTTTATTAGGTCAAATCAGAATATGAGAAATGCTAATACTAACGCTTCCCAACTGTGTATTATTCCTTTTATTTTGCCCCTGCCCTCCCTTCGTCGCCTATCTTTTCGCTATTTCTTAATGGTCTGGGTTCTCTGGACTGTGCACTGTCCTTTCCttgccctcctcctctgtttgatTGTCTGTATATTTCTCTGTCCTTGTGGCTTTTGCTTGCTGGTTTGGGTGCCTTTGGTTTCTGTCTGTCCTTTCATGGGTGGGTGTGTCTGTAGTTGGACACTGACGACCTTTTGGATGGTTCGAGTGATCCCtccagctcgttcttctctacCACTGGGGTGAGTAACATCCCCCAATCCTCCCCCCTCTGTTTTCTATCCATCTATGTAGCATGCAACTCCAAATACCCTCCCTTTCCACTAACATACCTACAATCTACAAGCTTTGATTTTGCTGCGATTTGACAAGAGGTTTTTGTGGGATTTTCATGTCTGCATTTTTGTGTTTAATTCTGTTCTGCTCCTCTGCACACATCTGTATCTAGCCATCAATATTCTTCCATCACCTGGTTTCACTTCTTTCCTgtgtcttctcctcctttcctttaAGGGCCATGTTCCAGAGGTCCAGCCTGCTGTCCAGCTGTCGGCCAGTGAGCCAGCAGGCCTGCCCAGAGTCAGTGTTGACCTTGACTTCCTGGAGGATGAAGACATCTTGGGAGGGTCCCCAGGTGGCGAGGGTGGGAGCAACGGCATTGGGGCGAATCACGAGCCATGTGACATCCTGCAACAGAGCTTGGCTGAAGCCAACATCACAGAGCAAAGCCTACAGGAGGCAGAGGCTGAGCTGGACCTGGACTCCTTTGGAATTCCAGGCCTTACACAGGTGGTTCAGACACTGCCTGATGCCAGCCTCTCTGGGGCTGGAGGCACTGCTGTTGGTGTAGGCATAGGTGTTGGCGTTGGGGGAGCAGCGACAATTTTCCCTGGGTCAGCCCCAAGCACCACTGCTACGCCCCCCAATGCCACAGCTGACATGCTGGGGTCAGTGCTTGCTCAGCAGGGCCTTCAGCTTCAATCCCAGGTCATGAACAAGGCCATTAGCGTTCAGCCATTTATGCAGCCTGTGGGCCTGGGAAATGTGACGCTTCAACCCATTTCAAGTCTCCAAGGTCTTCCCAATGGGAGTCAGTCTGGACATTTGGGTATTGGACAGATTCAGGTTGTGGGTCAGCCCACAGTCATGACTATCAATCAGTCTGGGCAACCAATCTTGGCTAAAGCCATGGGAGGTTACCAGCTGCAACAGCCTGGGCCAGATGTATCAGGTGCTGGTTCTCAGGCGGGGCTTGGAGGCTCCGGAGGTGGACTACTGATCCAAGGTAATAAAGCCACTTTGGGATCTCCGGCTTTAAATGGACCAGCTGTTTGTGtcagcagcacaaacagcaTCAGTGGTAGTACAATGACTGCTCCTGCTGGGCTTGTGGGCTTTGGCAGCAACCCTCTGAGTTCAGGAATTGGACCTCAGACGCAGACTCAAGGCCAAATCATGCAGAACGTGATCATCCAACGCACACCAACACCCATTCAGCCTAAACCCCCCCATGGGGGAGCCATCCAACCGAAACTgtttaaacagcagcagtcaCAGCCAACACCCCAACCCCTGCAAAACGATGCCCACAAGGCTTTAGGGCTGCAGCAACTTCCAGTTTCTGCTTCTCAGAATGTAGCCTTCCTGACAGGAAAGCCAGGCTCGAACGTTGTCCTAAGTACTCAAGCCACAACACACGGCACCCAGTTTCAACAAACTCTGTTCAAGCAACAAGCAGCACAACAATCTGGCAAGCCCCTCAGTGTACACTTGTTAAACCAATCAGGCAGCATCGTTCTTCCCCATCAAACAGTCCTACAAGGTCAGAACCACCAGTTTCTCCTGCCACAGCTACAGGCAGGTGGGCAGATCCTGACCCAGCACCCTGGGGGCCACATCATAACTAGCCAGGGTCCTGGTGGGCAGCTCATTGCTAACCAGATATTAACAAACCAGAACATCAACCTTGGTCAGGTGTTGACTTCACAGGGCCACCCTGGGGCTGCCCATATCCTCTCTGGACCCATTCAGCTCCAGCCTGGCCAGATGGGCACACCCACCCTCTTTCAGATGCCTGTCTCATTGGCTCAGACTCAAAGCCAGACACAGACCCATACAGTCTCAGGTCATGCCCAAACAGTCATACAGGGCATGCCCATCCAGAATTCCCTGACCATGCTGAGTCAAGTGGAGAGTCTGAGTCCGGCAGTCACCCTTCAGCCTGCCCTGCAACCTCAGCCAGGCGGAGTCCCTAACAGCAGTAGCACAGGAGCAGCAACCATGGGTCAAGGCCAATCTGGAGAGTGTGTTACTGTTCTGGGCAGCTCCACAGACCAGGCTGCTCATCCCACCCAACAGCATGTGCCGCAGTCCTCTATTCTCACCATGCAACCCGGTTCTTCTGTGTCCGTGGCTATCACAGtaccctcctcttctccatccaTGTCTGTGTCCACATCTTCCCCTGTCACAGCAGTGGGGCTGGTCCCCCATCAGTCTCAGCACAGTCCAGGAAGGTTACTGCTCACCAACCAGGGCTCCAGCATGATCTTGAGCCAGGAGTCTCTGCAGATGTTCCTGCAACAGGTCAGTCCTCCACTCCTTTTTGCGTTTGCTACAGTTGTGTAGAGTTAACATTGTTTTATAAAAGATTAATAACATGCACGGAGTGATATCTTGGTCTGACCTCTCTGGTTTACTATTTTACTCCCTCCAACCCTCTTCCTTCTTCCCTCCTTCATCCTGAAATGGTAAACGTACTCCTATCAGGAGCAGCACCACCAAACAGAGAATGAGTCAACCCCCTCTGTGGGCGTACCAGCGTCCGTAATCGtcagcagcaacagcatcaCTGCTCTGGCCCCCGCTGTCAATGACAGCCAGTTAACTGACTCTTGGGGGGGTCAGAGCCACAGTCCTTCCCCTGGCCCCTCCCACATGACAGCAGTGGTAAAGCAGGTAGAAGTGCCCCTTTATGTTAAGTCCCACCCCACCTGTTGCCGCTGCTGCTACCACAACGTTAGGGTATCTTACCTTTAGCCATCACTGCTCTGTACTTGTCTTATGCATTAATTGTTGCTTCCATGGCTCTCGCTTTTGCTGCAGATCCTATATGCAAAAATTACTAATTTGCTTgcagcttctgtttgtttctaacATTGCTTCATTATATGTGTAAAAAGCATGACCACCATTCAGTGATTTTCATACATATTCATATCCTGTTCCAATTTTACATTTAACTTTATCAACCTCTATGGATTTTGGAACTGAACTAAAGTTAGTTGTTTAActtatttgttttgtctatCATTCATTCTATGCATTTTGTTCAGAAACCATGCTCATGCTTAATAACAGAGCTAGCAAGGTGTCAAGTGCACCTTGTTAACCTTTGTACTAACAATGATTTAATCCACTCACCTTGCTCAATCAAATTTTATCAACTCAATTCCATCTACTGCATCACTGACCAATGACTGATAAATCAATCCATACCTCTCAACCCTGCACTTACCATTAGACTGTTGTGTCCTCAAAGTTCTACTATTCCTTGTAACCCCTAGTCTGACCAGTGTAATGACCCCCAAACCACGATTACATGCTACCCTGACCCCCCTTCCCTGAAGCCTCCAGATCACTTTCTACTTATCCATCACAAGCCCCGCAAATCTTGACTTCTTGCTTATGtcgacttttttctttttgcctcgCCAAATGATCATTGCTCTCTTTTTTATGTGTAATCCTCCTCAAACACTAGAGAAGAAATCATTGGGTTTCTACTCCTTTAGCTTAAGCAGCTAATTGATTTTAAAGTCTAACACTTTGCTTTTGTattgttatttgtgttgttttacccaagttgtgttgttttgtattgGGGTTGGGTGATAATTCTAAATTTCAGTTTATTGAATTTCACTCAATACAGCTAACTGAAAACTATTATGTGATGAAAATATGTTAAAACCAGAATGAAGGTTGTTGTTACATGTGTGAAGACTTCTAATCTAATGCAGTGCCAAACAGTGGAATACTATCATTGCATTAAATATCACTTGTGTATTTTACATACAGCCAAAGACATATTCGGCCTATTACTGTAATTTTTTAGTTGAAAAGCCTGTTGTAATTGAGATTGTGATATAGCCATATCACCCAGCCCCATTTTGTACCTTGCTAATCTAGAGACAAGCACTAGAATCACATTTACTTTAAACTGTGTGCATGTAGAAccttttgtgtgtttaatttttGTGCTGAATGTCCCAAAATTTCCTCCTGTGTTTACAAATTGTTTACGTTCTTGACCCAGATACACATATCAATATATTGTGATTCCACTTCTTCAGGTACCCTCCAGTGGACATCAGCAGCCCCTGAAGATCCAGAGCATGTCCCCCTCAACAGCCATGACCACTCACAACACAGTGGCAGACAGTCCTCAGCCCTCCCAGTCTCCCCTCACTCTGAGCCAGCAGATCCAGTCACCTCTTCATCAGCAGCAGTCACGTCCTCCCTCTCAGCCTCAGCCACAGTCTCAAACTCCCTCCCGCTCCTGCACACCCTCGTCTCACCCTCCACTCTTTATAGTCCACAACCAGATTACAGAATCTCCCCAACCTGTTTCGCAAggccagctgcagcagacacagcTTCAGCAGGCACACATTCAAGTTCATCTTCAGGCTCAGCCGCGGCCAGCCTCTCAGCCTGCCCCCTATCAACAAGATATGCCTCCTATGTCACAGTCACCCAAGCCTCCTTCTGCACCAACTGCACAGCACCAGTTCACTGCAGCTCCTGTCAGCACTTCTGCCGCTGCTGTCCTGAAAGCCCAGGTTCCCATCCCTGGTctgacagcagagcagcagcaccacctGCAACTAGTAGGAGCGCAAATTCAGACCCTGTCAGGCATTGCCCAGCCGTCACCTCAGCAGAAACAGTTGCTGGATAAGCTGCACCAGGTAAAATCCCTTTAATGATCACTTGTTAAGGAATTTACATGAAATTAGAGGTTTCACCATTAAAGCCATCTTGTGTATTCTGACTTCACAGTTGAGTAATCTCTGCCAACTGCCAGTAACTGTTTGTCTATTATATGATGTACTTATTGTTATAGAGCCTCATTTGTGTGATACATTAATGTAGTTAAAATCTGGGGAAAATCTCATGGTTTGGTGGTCAGAGTAAATTAATATACATATACTTTTGCATCCTTTCAAATTATTGTAGAAAGTCACCTGGAGATAAGATATGCAATCTATCAGTGCAAATCAGATTTTGTGTAAGTTCCTGGAAACCACATTGGTTCAATCAGCAGTTTcttatttaaaatttaaagcGTGTCCTGATGTGTTTCCAGGTCCAGCAGAACATCCTGTTGCAGGCCGCGCAGCCCCCTCAGTCTCAAGTCACAAGTCAGTTCACTTCCCAGCAAGATGTGCCTGTCGATAAAGTTGTGATTACATCAACAACCAGCACTGGTACACCGGCTCAACttccctctgtgctgcagccgACACCAGTGCTTGTCAAAACTCCTGCTACAGGTTGGACGCAGTTTAATGTTGATGTAAAACTGAAGGATCCTGAACACACTTTAAGATATTTCTGTTTGTAACAATGTTTCTTCTTATTTTAGCATCAAGTGACTTACAGGTATTCTCAGGAGCCCAAGGGCCAGCTGGAGCAATGGTGAATCAGACTGTCACTCCTGCAAGCCTTACCCAGCCTGCACAGGTAGGTAACACTACAAAGCAAGTTCTTCCAAGAACTTAACTGTGGTCCTTATCATATATTTGTTACGTTTTATATTTTCCTGTCACTGAATTtcaaaatgatatttttctccACAGGTTCAGCCAAAGCCAGGAGTGATCAGCTCAGTTGGAGGGATGACCCTGGGGAAAGGTGGGATGCAGATACAGGTGTTAGGAGCTAGTCTGACTCAAATGCCTGCTCCACAGCCCCCAGCTCCCGCACAACCTCAGGTTAATATGAGTCCTAAGAAAGGGCCTCTGTTTGAGTTCAGTCTGAAGTTCCTGGTTTTCatctattttctttatattacaGACAACAATGAAGATGCCTTTCAGCGCAGAGCCCAGTAAAGAAGCCAGGTTTGTACCGCAggcatttaaaatgttattttaactctcaaaatgtcatttttgtTGAACAATATTTCTTTATATGCACGTCACTGCAGGATGCTAGAACAGCTGAGGAAACAGCAGGGTTCAGTGCTTCACCCAAACTACAGTGCTCCTTTCTACTCTTTTGAGGACACACTGCACAGACTGCTGCCTTACCATCTCTACCAGGGAACTGCCAACTCCTCTCAAGACTATCAAAGAGGTAACAAGCCCCACAGCCTCTAGTGCTGGCAAAATACAGTTAAGTGCCCTAATTCAAGACCTTTTTGAACCTTTTGGTTCTCTTGTGCACAGTGGATGATGAATTTGAGAAAGTCTCCTGTCAGCTGCTGAAAAGGACCCAGGCCATGCTGGATAAATATCGCCACCTACTCTTTGCGGAGTCAAAAGTAAGTATATGAACCAGCATTTCcaacacaggttctctgtctcttttttcctgAATTGATTTTGAACTGATGGTTTTTGGCGTTTAAACCTGAGCAGAGACTGGGCCCCTCGGCAGAGATGGTGATGATCGACCGGATGTTCATTCAGGAGGAGAAGGTTGCGTTGAGTCAGGACAGGATTCTGGCTAAGGAGAGACCAGGTACTTTACCACTGTTTGTACATACATGATTGTcttcatctaaactgtacaCTGATGGTATGTGTATGCTAAtgatataattgtttttatgtcATTGCAGAGGAGTTTGTAGCAAATGCTCGCATGTTGGAGAGTGTAGTTTCATCCCAAGAGAAATCTACTGCTGCTGAGCGCACGTCAGTGAGTGGAGGtgcaactgctgctgctgcccctcctccagcacctcctgTTCCTGCTCCAGTCCCTCTTCTAAACATCACCCCAAACCCTCCTCCTGCACCCACCctagctccagctccagctcctgcccctcctcctcctcctcctgctcctgctcctacCACTACTTCTGTCACCCCTTTCCCTCCTACCAAACTAGTAATAAAGCAGGGTGGAGGCGGAGCCTCTGTGTCCTGGTCCAGCAGCTGTCAACCACCTCTGGCTGCACCGAGTAAGCTGGTGGCTGAACCCACCAGCCAGAGCTCCTCCTTCAGTCGTGCGCCGGCAGCGTCCTTCTCGTCGTCATCCTTCAACTCTCGAGCAGCCGACGATGACGACGCTCTTCCA
The Paralichthys olivaceus isolate ysfri-2021 chromosome 11, ASM2471397v2, whole genome shotgun sequence genome window above contains:
- the bicra gene encoding BRD4-interacting chromatin-remodeling complex-associated protein isoform X3, translated to MHQNAENRVVMDDEDGRCLLDVICDPEALNDFLHGSETHLDTDDLLDGSSDPSSSFFSTTGGHVPEVQPAVQLSASEPAGLPRVSVDLDFLEDEDILGGSPGGEGGSNGIGANHEPCDILQQSLAEANITEQSLQEAEAELDLDSFGIPGLTQVVQTLPDASLSGAGGTAVGVGIGVGVGGAATIFPGSAPSTTATPPNATADMLGSVLAQQGLQLQSQVMNKAISVQPFMQPVGLGNVTLQPISSLQGLPNGSQSGHLGIGQIQVVGQPTVMTINQSGQPILAKAMGGYQLQQPGPDVSGAGSQAGLGGSGGGLLIQGNKATLGSPALNGPAVCVSSTNSISGSTMTAPAGLVGFGSNPLSSGIGPQTQTQGQIMQNVIIQRTPTPIQPKPPHGGAIQPKLFKQQQSQPTPQPLQNDAHKALGLQQLPVSASQNVAFLTGKPGSNVVLSTQATTHGTQFQQTLFKQQAAQQSGKPLSVHLLNQSGSIVLPHQTVLQGQNHQFLLPQLQAGGQILTQHPGGHIITSQGPGGQLIANQILTNQNINLGQVLTSQGHPGAAHILSGPIQLQPGQMGTPTLFQMPVSLAQTQSQTQTHTVSGHAQTVIQGMPIQNSLTMLSQVESLSPAVTLQPALQPQPGGVPNSSSTGAATMGQGQSGECVTVLGSSTDQAAHPTQQHVPQSSILTMQPGSSVSVAITVPSSSPSMSVSTSSPVTAVGLVPHQSQHSPGRLLLTNQGSSMILSQESLQMFLQQEQHHQTENESTPSVGVPASVIVSSNSITALAPAVNDSQLTDSWGGQSHSPSPGPSHMTAVVKQVPSSGHQQPLKIQSMSPSTAMTTHNTVADSPQPSQSPLTLSQQIQSPLHQQQSRPPSQPQPQSQTPSRSCTPSSHPPLFIVHNQITESPQPVSQGQLQQTQLQQAHIQVHLQAQPRPASQPAPYQQDMPPMSQSPKPPSAPTAQHQFTAAPVSTSAAAVLKAQVPIPGLTAEQQHHLQLVGAQIQTLSGIAQPSPQQKQLLDKLHQVQQNILLQAAQPPQSQVTSQFTSQQDVPVDKVVITSTTSTGTPAQLPSVLQPTPVLVKTPATASSDLQVFSGAQGPAGAMVNQTVTPASLTQPAQVQPKPGVISSVGGMTLGKGGMQIQVLGASLTQMPAPQPPAPAQPQTTMKMPFSAEPSKEARMLEQLRKQQGSVLHPNYSAPFYSFEDTLHRLLPYHLYQGTANSSQDYQRVDDEFEKVSCQLLKRTQAMLDKYRHLLFAESKAFKPEQRLGPSAEMVMIDRMFIQEEKVALSQDRILAKERPEEFVANARMLESVVSSQEKSTAAERTSVSGGATAAAAPPPAPPVPAPVPLLNITPNPPPAPTLAPAPAPAPPPPPPAPAPTTTSVTPFPPTKLVIKQGGGGASVSWSSSCQPPLAAPSKLVAEPTSQSSSFSRAPAASFSSSSFNSRAADDDDALPQRTSKPPMKTYEARRRIGLKLKIKQDQTGFSKVVHNTALDPVHAPQQSSQSISQSQPQSAAAVPHPKSHPLSTPSTTVIRTQSPVCTASSESSVTIATTQCNPTLRGNFPPNAAPSSSTSFSRTSSSSSTQMNGTLDHHDIGGVKHNPASTASPSPTTCRLPLRKTYRENISPRVRPGVPGGGDESLSYPRPTPSPPRHEASSPPSERTVIASVKVEKRGREASHTHIESSLERGRLGSAMQGLNEVDEVFNRGMKTTQHHHLPQLLDKEGAKERAEEHADQETDVSKYKRVGGKNRHRVGGTFRMDQHAPGPPSPESFTRDSLLPAKRCKSDSPDMDNASFSSGSPPDDSLNEHLQCAIDSILNLQQEPSARGRHIKGNSRHHQHQSQRPGSSAASSHRPSVQPPSSASSSPSLAQHPQVGGRGHNGNLVPQTQSR